The genome window AGCATTCAACCTCTCCGAACCTCCGTTTTCTCATCCCTAAAAAGGGAAGGCTCATACCTACGTCACGGATACATATAAAGAGcctagcacagtgtctgacacaggCAGATGCCCAATGCTAgttttccttctctccactgTCCTATTCCTAGCTGCTTCTCTGTTCTCACGCAAAATTTATTAGATTCATTCAATTTGAGGTCTTGGGAGAGCCCACCTGATCTTTCTCTCATACTgtgaactaaaaataaattttcggGGGGGCTTCTACCTGACTGTGATTTTGTTTCGCAGCACCCGGGGAGCTCTAGGCATTGCTGGGGACCCCCCGTTTGGCCATGATTACCAAATCTTCTGAGGGGCACCCGGAGTTGGCACAGCCACGGTCacaatggagggagggagggggcagcccTGGGGCCAGCACCTGTGCCTCCGGCAATCATTCCCAGGTTCCTGGCCACGCGCGCTTCTGGTGGAGCCTTTTTGTTGGGCTGGATGTTAAACTTCCCTGAGAGGTTGAGTGAAGAGATGCGAGAAAGAACAAAGTCAATTCAGCGACGTAAGAAAACAAATGCAGAGTCGAAAACACAGCCCAGGCCAGCTCAGCAGCTGCTGTGGAATCCGATCCTGGAGCGGGGGTGCTGGGCCAGCCCTGACAACGAGGCGCTTGCGGGACAACCAGGCCAGGACTGTCTGTCCCACATGATGAGCAACAGTGAGTCATTAGCTGCCTCCTGCAGAGGGTCACTCCCTGGCGAGGGCGACAGGCACGGGGCCAGGTGTGACTCTACCTCCCCAGTGGCCCAGAGCAGCGCCCAGGCTGCCTAATGCACCCGCTATTCCCATGGGAAGGGCGAACGCCGCTGTCATCCCTGGCTCTCTGCAGCCCGGCCTGGGGGTGAGTCTCTGAGGCAGAGCGGGAGCAGCGCACGCCTGTCAGTCATCCCCACGGCTGTCATGGCTGTTGAACTGTGTGGATGCGGAACTGATCTCGGGCCATGGGGCTGCGGAAGACACCTTCGTCTAACACCGGGGCTGTGTTCACAGGCGGGGCAGGCAGGCCTCAcccacgtgcacgcacacacagagcCACACTCCGCAGAGAGGTCCGCGGGCACCAGAGTCGTGGGGGTGGGCCGTTACCTTTTCCGGCATAAGTAAGCAGCCCGCTTGGCCCCCGAAACTCCACCACGTCCCCAATCTTCAGGCTATCCAGGTACTGAGACATCTTCCCTCCCTCAGGAAATTTGGGGTGCACACCCTTCAGATAGACCTGATACGACAGAATGGAAAGAACTTTATTTGAATGTCCCTGGCTTCTGAGTCCCCCGGTGACAGAACCTTCCTGAAGCTGGGCAGGGATGACACCAGGGCTCTGTCTTCACGTCCACAAAGGACATGCAATGCCTCCTATCCAACACATCTTGGAAGTTTCTACAAAGCTCAGAGGGAGGAGGACAAGGGCTCCGGGGGCTCCTTCTGACCCTCTTACCTTGATGACAAGATCCACGTAGCCCTGGTCCTCATCGCTGGTGACGGGAGTGTATGGCCTGATGACCAGGCTGCCATCGATCCGGGCAGAGAGGTAGACATGTTTGCCTGGGGACCACGTGCAGAGCTACATGTGGACCGGCTGCACTCAGGCTACCTTTCAAAACACTCTGGGAGGTCTGAGAGGAGAAAAGCATCTTGCTCCCTATTGGGGTCCCCGTGAGCTACCAGGCAGGAAGGATTCAACCCTTTGAGGCCCTAGCTGGACCCTTCAAAAGCTGCCCTCTGCAGAAACTCTTATCAGCGACTGCCAGGACCTTAGTGGAGAGCTGAAGGTCTGGGCAATGGGGAGAAGGGCAGAGTTTTCTCAGGAGCAGTATTTGCTCAAATCCTGCAGGAAGGAGCGGGGAGTGTTGAGTGCTGAAGATGTCTGGGGGCACCGAAGCCACGCCCAGAGTGGCCCAGGGCACCTCACAGCCTGGTGGGGAAAGGGGGACACAGTGCAAAGGCACCGGAAGGCAGGAGTCtggtgcaggagaccccaggaggGGAGCCACCCTGTCAAGACACCAGGGAAAGGAGCCCACGCCACCCTTCTTACCCACAGGCAGCCCCAGAACGTGGTGAGCCGTCGGCAGGGCAAAGCGGAACCTCTTGGTGTTGTGGTTCACGGTCTGGAGGACAGATGACAAGCGTCTCACCAGGCAGGTCTGATGCGGCCAAGGCTCCCGAGCACCCCAGCCACAGTCTAGCGGAGCTCCGGCCCCGCCCCTACTCCACAACTCACCGTCTTGTCTAGCAGTCGCAGCTGGTACTTCTCATTGGGGTCCAGGAGCGTGACCGGCGGCCGGCGGGACCTCCGCACCAGGTAGGCGCCCAGAGCCACGCCGAGCAGCGTCAGCAGCCCCACGCCCAGGGAGGCCAGCAGGACCGGGCTCTGCAGGCAGAGGGGGCAGTGACCGCCGCGCCAGGGAAGAGCCCAGGGCGCGGGCGGGGGCGGGCCCCGGAGACCTGCGCCCCAGGAGGGCTAACCCGGACTCCGGCCCAGGGCCAGCCGAGGCCCGGGGGCAGCCTGGGTGGGGTCCCCAACCCAAGCGTGCGGCCCCGGGACCCCGGCATCCAGGGAGGACGGGAAGCCCTGCTGGGCGGGGCCGGCGGCGACAGCCCCCGGTCCGGACCTGAGTGCCGGGTCCCAGAGGGGGCGGAGTCCCCCGGCGCGGGGTACGGAGCAAGGGTCTTACCGGCTGCAGCCCCATGACGAGAACCGCTGAGCCCGCCGCGCAGCCGGCCGCCGGATCCCACAATGCGCcgcggggagggagggggcggtgTGGGCGGGGGCccgagggggcggggcctggatTGGAGAGGGTCTGGGGCGGGGCCGATGGGCGGGGCCACCCGGCgccccacccctttcccccagACCCCGAGCCCTACCCCGAGGGGCTGCcgctccagcccctcctccccagccttcGGTCCGTGGCCGCTTGGACCGCTCCGGCTCCAACAGGCAGAGTCCTGTCAAACGTAGACACACACCCCGCGGGAGCTGGAAATCTCAAGCGTGCAGATGCTCAGCGAGAGACAGGCTCGTAGAGCTGGAGGGCCTGCCAGTAACTAACGTTGTGTAGTCACCttggtttctcaacaggcagaatTTCAACCGGAGGATCCACAGCCTGGCCGAGTCTCCTCAGGAATGACAGGGCCAACTTCGTTGTCTGCTTCCGTGACTGGTTTTGCTCGCAAGGCCAGGCCCTCCGGCCATCAGGCTCATTCAGGAGCTCACTTAGGGTCCAGGTCAAGATTCTccagcttcccgggtggctcagtggtcaagaatcgcctgccaatgcaggagatgcaggttccatccctgggccaggaggatgcctgggaggaggaaatggcaacccaccccagtatttttgcctggaaaagtccatggacagaggatcctggtggactgcagtccatggggccacaaaagagtcggacaggactgagcacttaCCGGGATCTGGGTTCTCCTGCCTCCAGGGCCGAAGACCTGGCTTTGGGGGTAGATGAAACTGAATCAGAACCTGGACAActtactcagcctctctgtgaTTCCTGTCTACAGATGGATGGGTGCTATTGTCTGTCTAGTTCATAGGTTGATGTGAGACCTAAGTGAGACATGTAAGGTACTCAGCGTGTGGACTGTCGCAGAGCAAAGCTCTCCACAGGCGTCAGCTGCTGCAGTGACTCAGCAGACAGTGCTGACGCCGGGTTAGGGATTACAGCTGAGCTCTGCTGGCAGCAGAAGCCTGGGATGGGAGGAGTCAGACACAGACGCTGACAGCCTGGAGCACACATTGGCCAGGATGGCCATTCTCTCTAATACGCAGTTCCCAACTGGAATGGCATTTGCCCTGGATTTCTCCCGAGGCTtgattccttggcttgtagatgcccATCTTCTCACCGTATCTTCAcgtggtcttccctctgtgtgggTCTGAGCTGGCACCCTTTTTCTGTTTggtcagacagtaaatatttcgGTGGCATACAGTCTGTGTAGCAACTCTTCCTTCTACTTTGCTGCTGTAGCATGAGAGCAGCCATagataatacataaatgaataaaagtaacTACTTTCtagtgaaattttatttacaaaaacagatagTCGATCCTCATCCAGCATTACCAGAACCCCTCAGATGAACGGATACTCAACCCCTTCCAGACCCCACAGAAAAGCACTCAGAGACCTGTTCTGGTGGAGGGGGGCAGAGTGGTGGCCAGACTCTTCAGTCTGGAGCTGGACACAGAGAGACACTCCCAAGTGACCCAAAGGACGCCAGCTCAGGTGATGAGCACTGACCTCCAGGCTCCCCAAGAGATAAGTCACCCGATTCCCACCCATCCCCTGCCATCCAGACCCTCAGAACGGCCTTCACTAGACTGGACAATGGGTGGTGAAGCTCCAGGCTCAGAAGAGCTCCCTAACTCCCTCCTCCTGAGATGACCTCCCTCCTCCATCAAAGCCCTCATACCTTCAGCAACTCTGAAGGACACTGATTGTCTCTGTGTCCCATTGATTTTCCTCTTAGGTGACTCTGCTGGGCTTCTCCTTTGAGCAAAGTGACTGGTGGGAGAAGCTTCCATAGTCGGTAAGACTTGGGTATCAGCCTCAAATGACATGGAGGGGACTGCTGGTTTTGCGGTCCTTTAGGGATttgtattcggagaaggcaatggcaccccactccagtactcttgcctggaaaatcccatggatggaggagcctgctaggctgcagtccatggggtcgctaagagttgggcacgactgagcgacttcactttcacttttcactttcatgcattggagaagacaatggcaacccactccagtgttcttgcctggagaatcccagggacaggggagcctggtgggctgccgtctatggggtcgcacagagtcggacacgactgaagtgacttagcagaagcagcagggatTTGTATTAAtgggatcatacagtatgtggtctTCTGTATCTAATGTCTTTTTTGCATTGTGTTTGTGAGATCTATCTGTATTGTTGTGATcacagtttattcattttcattgctgatTAGTGTTCCATTGTATGATTAGATCAAATTTATCAATACCTATCTGTTCTACTACTGATGTCCATTTGGGTGGCCTCCAATTTGGGGCCATTACAAATGATGCTCCTATATACCTTGTCCTCCATGTCTTCTGGAGGCACTTGGGTTTCTGCTGAGTGTGTGACTAGGAATGAAATTGCCCCATCATGAGGTGCACCATGTTAGAGGCAGTGGATTCTGCAAACAGTTTTCTAAAGCAGTGTGGTGGTTTGCCCTTCCACTAGTAGAGAGGAGAATTCTTGCTTCTCCACATCGGAGGCTGACAAACACTTTGTCTAAAGGGCTAGACAGTAAATGTTCTAGATTTTGTGAACTATAGAGTATCCATCACTGCTATTCAACTCTGGCCTTGCAGCACGAAAGCAGTGCTGGACAGCGTGTAGAAAAGTGACTATGGCCGCGCTCCGACACAGCTGTATTGGTGAAGCAGTCCGTGGGCTGTGTTTGGTCACAAGCAAAGGGTTGGCTGCAGTTTACCAACCCTTGTTCTACATTCTTTCCGACGTGTGGTACATCTTAACTTCAGACGTTTTGATGTTTATTTGcagttctttggggaaaaatgagAGGACCTCCTTGTGAAACACTTCCTCATTTGCAGGGTTCCTTGTTGAGGTTTTCGGCCCATGGGGTTGCCtgtctttttctcattgatttctacttattctttatatatttctggGTGGATAATCTTCGTCTGTTACATGTTAACAATACTCCCATGTgtatcttgccttttctttctctttatgatgCTTCTTCGTATGCTGTTAAATTTAGCCTATATTGAAGAcatcatttcttatattttcattgttttttttcttctatttttactaAATTCTTATGATGGATGCTTACCGTTTTAATTTTTAGTCtcgtttattttatttattagtctCACTTATTTTCACTTAAGACTGTAAATTTCCCTCTGGAACAGGATTAACTGCATGACCCAAGTTTTCCTAATAGTAATTCCATTATGATTCAGCTGTAAATATATTCTAACTTCCGTAATGATTTTTCTTTAgcttataaattattttgaaatatgtgtttatttttaaagtatgggtttaaaaatctttctttttgtcatttaGAAACCAGGTGGGTTAGAAGCTAACTGTGTTGCCAGAGACCTTGGAGTGTCTCTTCAGTTCTCTGGGACTTGCTGAGCTGCTGCCTGGTCGGTTTTTGTGCACGTTTCAAATTTTTTTGTGTTGAATGTGTAGTTCGTGGTGTTGTGGCTTAGCTGATTGTCTCCCGTATCTTGAAATCCTGGGTGATCCCGTCCGTTGCTCCTTGCTTGCACCCCACTCCACCTACTATCACAGACGCTGAATTCCCTCAGGGCGAAACCAGCTTAAGTCGTTGTTGACCTATCTGGAGTCccatttttgtttaattatttggTGTCTGAGAATTTCATATATTGTTTTCATCCCAgtaatcaccaactcaatggacatgagtttgactaagctccaagagttggtgatggacagggaagcctggtgtgctgcggtccatggggtcacaaagagtcagacacgactgagcgactgaactggactgaatacGCATAACAGCAACTTTTAAGTGTTACATCTGGTATAtttagttgttttattttgtttaaagagtttctgcatctgtttatttttggctgcacggggtctcTGTCTGCGCTCAGGCTTAGTCTAGTTGCAGGGGGCAGGGCTCCTCTAGCGGTGGTGCCCTCTGTGGGGCGCAGGCGCCAGGCTGCGCAGGCTCAGCAGCCCCTAGGCGAGTgaagtggcacccactccagtactcttgcctgggaaatcccatggatggaggagcctggtaggctgcagtccatggggtcgctaagagtcagacacgactgagcgacttcactttcacttttcactttcatgcattggagaaggcaatggcaacccactccagtgttcttgcctggagaatcccaaggacgggggagcctggtgggctgccatctatggggtcgcacagagtcggacacgactgaagtgacttagcagcagcagcagcagcagcagcagcaggcaagtgagatcttcccggaccaccggtcaaacctgtgtcccctgatttttaaccactggatcaccagggaagccctgtttaatATAAGGATTCATAGTCAGAAAAACTGC of Bubalus bubalis isolate 160015118507 breed Murrah chromosome 5, NDDB_SH_1, whole genome shotgun sequence contains these proteins:
- the LOC102399011 gene encoding NADH-cytochrome b5 reductase 1; translated protein: MGLQPSPVLLASLGVGLLTLLGVALGAYLVRRSRRPPVTLLDPNEKYQLRLLDKTTVNHNTKRFRFALPTAHHVLGLPVGKHVYLSARIDGSLVIRPYTPVTSDEDQGYVDLVIKVYLKGVHPKFPEGGKMSQYLDSLKIGDVVEFRGPSGLLTYAGKGKFNIQPNKKAPPEARVARNLGMIAGGTGITPMLQLIRAILKDPEDPTQCFLLFANQTEKDIILREDLEELQARHPSRFKLWFTLDHPPEGWAYSKGFVSADVIREHLPAPGEDVLLLLCGPPPMVQLACHPSLDKLGYSPKMRFTY